In a genomic window of Methylobacter sp. YRD-M1:
- the recG gene encoding ATP-dependent DNA helicase RecG, with protein sequence MKTPYYLNQPVASLAGIGGQTALRLEKLGIRTIQDLIFHLPHRYEDRTRVYPISSLLPGMTVLICGRVEFTDILPRGRKSLICRISDDTGFISLKFFHFSASQHNALQPGTLISCFAEVRHGFAGFEMVHPEYKVISSTDSCVTETCLTPVYPLTEGLRQATLRKAIKQALSICSLENQLLPDWIPESILKRYHYPSLLEAIQTLHAPDESISMAALQNGSVPALKRLAFEELLAHHLSLRQSRNKTRIWQAPRFSVNPVFNEHFIRALPFSLTRAQQRVMAEIEADCSRDHPMMRLVQGDVGSGKTVVAAYAALLALSAGFQVAVMAPTELLAEQHFRNFSNWFANFQTQVVFLTGQLKGNPRKDALQALSDGSAGIIIGTHALFQDSVNFHRLGLAIIDEQHRFGVHQRLALREKGQQTGLRPHQLVMTATPIPRTLAMLQYSDLDISIIDELPPGRKPVVTSVIPAERRDDVIARIGNWVAQGRQAYWVCTLIEESEALQCEAAEKTAERLTQALPDVRIGLVHGRMKAAEKEAVMQAFKQHRLDLLVATTVIEVGVDVPNAGLMIIENPERLGLSQLHQLRGRVGRGEGDSYCLLMYQSPLSDTARQRLSILRDSNDGFVIAEKDLQLRGPGEVMGTRQTGAVHFKIADLSRDSDLLDNIQQIADIFFNDSPEAVQPLIDRWLGDATDYAEV encoded by the coding sequence ATGAAAACCCCGTATTATCTGAATCAACCGGTTGCTTCATTGGCGGGCATAGGCGGCCAGACCGCCCTGCGTCTGGAAAAACTCGGCATCCGTACGATTCAGGATCTGATTTTTCACCTGCCGCACCGCTATGAAGACCGCACACGCGTCTACCCTATCAGCTCATTGCTGCCGGGCATGACCGTGCTGATCTGCGGCCGCGTCGAGTTCACCGACATTCTGCCCCGTGGCCGCAAAAGCCTGATCTGCCGCATCAGCGACGACACAGGATTCATCAGCCTGAAATTTTTTCACTTCAGCGCCAGCCAGCATAATGCGCTGCAGCCGGGTACGCTGATCAGTTGCTTCGCCGAAGTGCGCCACGGCTTTGCCGGATTCGAAATGGTTCACCCCGAATATAAAGTCATTTCAAGCACGGACAGTTGTGTTACCGAAACCTGCCTGACGCCCGTTTATCCGCTGACCGAAGGACTCAGGCAGGCGACATTAAGAAAAGCCATCAAACAGGCCCTGTCTATCTGCTCATTGGAAAATCAGTTGCTGCCGGACTGGATTCCCGAGTCGATCTTAAAACGCTACCATTACCCTTCCCTGCTGGAGGCCATACAAACCCTGCATGCACCGGATGAGTCGATCTCAATGGCGGCCCTGCAAAACGGCAGCGTACCGGCATTGAAACGGCTGGCCTTCGAAGAACTGTTGGCGCACCACCTGAGCCTCAGGCAATCGAGAAATAAAACCAGAATCTGGCAGGCGCCCCGCTTCTCTGTCAATCCAGTCTTCAACGAGCATTTCATCCGCGCTTTGCCCTTCAGCCTGACCCGTGCGCAACAGCGCGTCATGGCCGAAATCGAAGCCGATTGCAGCCGGGACCATCCAATGATGCGGCTGGTTCAGGGCGATGTCGGCTCCGGCAAAACCGTTGTGGCTGCTTATGCGGCCCTGCTGGCGCTATCGGCCGGCTTTCAGGTTGCGGTCATGGCGCCGACCGAACTGCTGGCCGAGCAGCATTTCCGCAACTTCAGCAATTGGTTTGCTAACTTCCAGACGCAAGTGGTCTTTCTGACCGGCCAGTTGAAAGGCAATCCGAGAAAAGACGCCCTGCAAGCCTTGTCCGACGGCAGCGCCGGCATCATTATCGGCACGCATGCCCTGTTTCAGGACAGCGTTAACTTCCACCGGCTGGGGTTAGCTATTATCGACGAACAGCACCGTTTCGGCGTGCACCAGCGGCTGGCGCTCAGAGAGAAAGGCCAGCAGACCGGGCTGCGGCCGCATCAACTGGTCATGACTGCAACCCCGATTCCGCGCACATTGGCCATGCTGCAATATTCGGATCTCGATATCTCGATTATCGATGAACTGCCGCCCGGCAGAAAGCCGGTCGTCACGAGCGTCATTCCTGCCGAGCGGCGAGACGACGTCATCGCACGCATCGGCAACTGGGTTGCCCAGGGTAGACAGGCTTACTGGGTCTGCACGCTGATTGAAGAATCGGAAGCGCTGCAGTGCGAGGCAGCCGAAAAAACCGCCGAACGACTGACCCAGGCTCTGCCGGATGTGCGCATCGGCCTGGTCCACGGCCGCATGAAGGCAGCCGAGAAAGAGGCCGTCATGCAGGCTTTCAAGCAGCATCGACTCGATCTGCTGGTCGCGACGACCGTCATCGAGGTCGGCGTCGATGTGCCCAATGCCGGCCTGATGATCATCGAAAATCCCGAAAGGCTGGGCCTGTCTCAGCTGCATCAGCTGCGCGGCAGGGTCGGCCGCGGCGAAGGCGACAGTTACTGCCTGCTCATGTACCAATCGCCTTTATCTGATACGGCCCGCCAGCGGCTGAGCATTTTAAGAGACAGCAACGACGGCTTCGTGATCGCCGAGAAAGACTTGCAACTGCGTGGTCCGGGCGAGGTCATGGGCACGCGGCAAACCGGCGCCGTGCATTTTAAAATTGCCGATTTATCCCGCGATTCGGATTTACTGGATAATATTCAGCAGATAGCGGACATTTTTTTCAATGACTCGCCCGAAGCCGTACAGCCGTTGATTGATCGCTGGCTGGGCGATGCCACAGACTATGCAGAGGTTTAG
- a CDS encoding chorismate--pyruvate lyase family protein has product MATKSFLFTQEPGWIENRQGTRHCLSEDVQSWTYETGSLTQRLRDYYGSAVAVKVLRQQWSTPFLSERRLLKLPESRYSLIREVLLHAGGKPLILARTIIPTRTLKAAKRSLSHLGNRPLGEVIFSYPKLKRLEMDVALAPPVVWTRAAIAEAGIKGPVWGRRTVYAIRRRQMLVSEFFLPGALEIF; this is encoded by the coding sequence TTGGCCACCAAAAGCTTTTTATTCACGCAAGAACCCGGCTGGATTGAGAATCGTCAGGGCACGCGCCATTGTCTTTCCGAAGATGTTCAGTCCTGGACTTATGAAACAGGCTCATTGACGCAGCGTCTGCGTGACTATTACGGCAGTGCCGTCGCCGTCAAAGTGCTGCGGCAGCAATGGAGCACGCCTTTTCTAAGCGAGCGCAGACTGCTGAAACTGCCTGAAAGCCGCTACAGTTTAATCCGTGAAGTTTTGCTGCATGCCGGCGGCAAGCCGCTGATTCTGGCCAGAACCATCATCCCGACCCGAACCCTCAAAGCCGCCAAGCGCAGCTTGTCGCATTTGGGCAACCGCCCTCTGGGCGAAGTGATTTTTTCCTACCCCAAGCTTAAACGTCTGGAAATGGACGTGGCCCTGGCTCCTCCAGTCGTCTGGACACGGGCCGCGATTGCCGAAGCCGGCATTAAAGGGCCGGTATGGGGCAGAAGAACCGTCTATGCCATTCGGCGCCGGCAGATGCTGGTCAGTGAGTTTTTTCTGCCGGGGGCTTTAGAAATTTTTTGA
- a CDS encoding thermonuclease family protein, with protein MKFLLILLLAWPSWAGAEIYQWRDDRGNRHFSDRTSPEAKIVDIKPGYSFYRVKKVFDGDTVLLEDGRKIRLLGINTPEVRHRNEDPQAGGDEAKQWLINKLQNRKVRLETDVEKTDKYKRTLAHLFTENDEHINLQLVGAGLAAVSIYPPNLLHAAELIKAQDQAEQARSGIWQRAEYAAIPIGSLTDQGRAGWMRLAGKVVNIRNSRKYSYLEFSSSRFEARIERKWLPLFPDMNGYLGKEIEVRGWLNKNKNGFSMLIRHPSAIKLR; from the coding sequence ATGAAGTTTTTACTGATTTTATTGCTGGCATGGCCGTCCTGGGCGGGCGCTGAAATCTATCAATGGCGGGATGACCGCGGCAACCGGCATTTCTCGGATCGGACATCCCCTGAGGCAAAAATCGTCGATATCAAGCCGGGCTATTCCTTTTATCGGGTCAAAAAGGTTTTCGATGGCGATACGGTATTGCTGGAAGACGGCCGCAAGATTCGCCTGTTGGGCATCAATACGCCGGAAGTCCGGCACAGAAATGAAGATCCCCAGGCCGGCGGCGATGAGGCGAAGCAGTGGTTGATCAATAAGTTGCAAAACCGCAAAGTCCGCCTGGAAACCGATGTCGAGAAGACCGATAAATACAAAAGAACCCTGGCGCATTTGTTTACCGAGAACGATGAGCATATCAATCTGCAACTGGTAGGGGCAGGGCTGGCAGCGGTCAGTATTTATCCGCCCAATCTATTGCATGCCGCGGAGTTGATTAAAGCTCAGGATCAGGCCGAGCAGGCCAGGTCGGGCATTTGGCAGCGCGCCGAATATGCAGCCATACCGATCGGCAGCCTTACCGATCAAGGGCGTGCGGGATGGATGCGGTTGGCAGGCAAGGTCGTTAATATCCGTAACAGCCGGAAATACAGTTATCTGGAGTTTTCTTCCAGCCGGTTTGAAGCGCGTATTGAACGCAAGTGGCTGCCGTTATTTCCGGATATGAACGGCTATTTGGGGAAAGAGATCGAGGTACGCGGCTGGCTCAATAAAAACAAGAACGGCTTTTCGATGTTGATCCGCCATCCCAGCGCGATCAAGCTGCGGTAA
- the dtd gene encoding D-aminoacyl-tRNA deacylase, with protein sequence MLTIIQRVTTAKVTVNNEVVGQIGKGIMALVAVEREDSEKDAQRLLERILNYRIFADDNDRMNLSLRDINGGLLLVPQFTLAADTNSGNRPSFTPAASPEKGQQLFSYLQQLAKATYPQVEFGRFGADMQVALVNDGPVTFTLRTTSQPK encoded by the coding sequence ATGCTCACGATCATCCAACGCGTCACCACTGCCAAAGTCACTGTCAATAATGAAGTCGTAGGCCAGATCGGCAAAGGCATCATGGCGCTGGTCGCCGTTGAGAGAGAGGACAGCGAAAAAGATGCGCAGCGGCTGCTGGAGCGCATACTCAACTACCGCATCTTTGCCGACGACAATGATCGCATGAATCTGAGCCTGCGTGATATCAACGGCGGCTTGTTGCTGGTCCCGCAATTCACCCTGGCCGCCGATACCAATAGCGGCAATCGCCCAAGCTTCACCCCGGCTGCATCGCCGGAAAAAGGACAGCAGCTGTTCAGCTATCTGCAACAACTGGCAAAAGCCACTTACCCGCAAGTCGAATTCGGCCGATTCGGCGCTGATATGCAGGTTGCACTGGTCAACGATGGACCAGTTACATTTACTTTGAGAACAACGAGTCAACCAAAATAA
- a CDS encoding YjgN family protein produces MLKGTRETPIEFTGKAGEYFGIWIVNLLLSIITLGIYSAWAKVRRKKYLYQHTLIDGVGFDYHASPVAILKGRVIAFVFFMAYIFSQNISPFLPMVFAFIILFLMPWMVIRTMAFNARNSSYRGLRFDFTGGMREAAFTFVGLPILFIVTLGLILPYMVMRQSRYLLENHKFGLTAFSMTAKAKDFYLIYGKVLLLVMGIGVAISALVTLSLDKDTLLNAVKDMQAGAAVANFGAIMASFILFYLLLILGSGAYVQSRVSNLIWNSTTLGNLSFRSNLRARDMLWLYLSNLLLIACSFGLLTPLAYIRMMRYRISHLNLTGETDFDRFVGDKKVDAKATGAEMAEMFDIDLSFG; encoded by the coding sequence ATGTTAAAAGGAACTAGAGAAACACCGATCGAATTTACTGGCAAGGCGGGCGAATATTTTGGCATCTGGATAGTCAATCTATTACTAAGCATCATTACGCTGGGCATTTATTCCGCATGGGCCAAGGTGCGTCGCAAAAAGTATCTTTATCAGCATACGTTGATTGATGGAGTTGGCTTTGATTATCACGCTTCGCCTGTCGCCATACTCAAAGGGCGAGTTATTGCCTTCGTTTTTTTCATGGCTTATATATTCAGCCAGAACATTTCGCCTTTCCTGCCGATGGTTTTTGCCTTCATTATTCTGTTCCTGATGCCTTGGATGGTCATACGGACGATGGCTTTTAACGCGCGTAATTCCAGTTATCGCGGGCTGCGCTTTGACTTTACCGGCGGTATGCGCGAAGCGGCGTTCACCTTTGTCGGTTTGCCGATACTGTTCATTGTCACGCTGGGCTTGATTTTACCTTACATGGTTATGCGCCAATCACGCTATCTGCTAGAGAATCATAAGTTCGGCCTTACCGCCTTCAGCATGACTGCGAAGGCAAAGGATTTTTACCTGATCTATGGAAAAGTCCTGCTGCTCGTGATGGGGATAGGTGTGGCTATCTCGGCTTTAGTGACTTTGTCCCTTGATAAAGATACTTTATTGAATGCTGTCAAGGACATGCAAGCGGGAGCGGCAGTCGCTAACTTCGGAGCCATTATGGCGTCATTCATCCTGTTTTATCTCTTGCTCATATTGGGCTCCGGCGCTTATGTGCAGTCAAGAGTTTCGAATCTGATCTGGAACTCCACCACGCTCGGCAATCTGTCTTTCCGCAGCAACTTACGCGCCCGCGATATGCTTTGGCTGTATCTGAGCAATCTACTGCTCATCGCCTGTTCGTTTGGCCTGCTGACGCCATTGGCGTATATTCGCATGATGCGCTATCGGATATCGCATCTTAATCTCACGGGTGAAACCGATTTCGACCGTTTTGTCGGCGACAAAAAAGTCGATGCTAAAGCCACGGGCGCAGAGATGGCCGAAATGTTCGATATTGACCTTTCTTTCGGATGA
- a CDS encoding M48 family metallopeptidase: MINFQADYFDGVSSRAVKVEIEANSEEITFSAQNVRHVFRLADIHVQPKLGHARRAIELSNGGRLEAGDITVLEALKRPDGRAFFWRWLHRLENHLGWALFALMLTLLAGWGAISFVIPALAEQFANATPPSMEHKLGEQVLAMMDEQVWTMGDHEDQASLQLGYFKPSQLDQARQTALSEQLKALCATLPDCPAHELEFRGGGKVGANAFALPGGFIIVTDELVALAKTDMEIITVLMHELGHVKMRHTLRQTLQGALSGLLLAAVTGDVDSLASGLPAALMQLSYSRQMESEADAYALTSLQRTCVPPHLFADILQRLEHESSTSLPEIISSHPDNQARVQPFLEAKLDCEPKPGLAQSAP; this comes from the coding sequence ATGATTAATTTTCAGGCGGACTACTTTGACGGCGTCAGCTCGCGCGCCGTCAAAGTGGAAATCGAAGCGAACAGCGAAGAAATCACCTTCAGCGCGCAAAACGTCCGGCATGTATTTCGGCTGGCGGATATTCACGTACAGCCGAAACTTGGCCACGCGCGACGTGCAATCGAACTGTCTAACGGCGGGCGGCTGGAAGCCGGCGACATCACTGTGCTGGAGGCTTTGAAACGGCCTGATGGAAGAGCTTTCTTCTGGCGTTGGCTGCACCGGCTTGAAAATCATCTGGGCTGGGCGCTGTTCGCTTTAATGCTGACCCTGCTGGCAGGCTGGGGCGCTATCAGCTTCGTTATTCCGGCACTGGCCGAGCAGTTCGCAAACGCCACGCCTCCATCGATGGAACACAAGCTTGGCGAGCAGGTTTTGGCGATGATGGACGAACAGGTTTGGACTATGGGGGACCATGAGGATCAGGCTTCCCTGCAATTGGGTTACTTTAAACCGAGTCAATTGGATCAAGCGCGACAAACGGCCCTGAGCGAGCAGCTCAAGGCATTGTGCGCAACACTGCCCGACTGCCCTGCTCACGAGCTTGAATTCCGGGGCGGCGGCAAGGTGGGCGCCAATGCTTTTGCTTTGCCCGGCGGCTTTATCATAGTCACGGATGAGCTGGTCGCGCTGGCAAAAACCGACATGGAAATCATTACAGTGCTGATGCACGAACTGGGGCATGTAAAAATGCGCCATACCCTGCGGCAAACGCTGCAAGGAGCATTGTCCGGTCTGCTGTTGGCTGCGGTAACCGGCGATGTTGATTCCCTTGCTTCAGGCCTGCCTGCCGCGTTAATGCAGCTCAGTTACTCGCGCCAGATGGAAAGCGAAGCGGATGCTTACGCGCTTACATCACTTCAACGAACCTGCGTGCCTCCGCATCTGTTTGCCGATATTTTGCAAAGACTGGAACATGAAAGCAGCACATCGCTTCCCGAGATTATCTCCTCACATCCTGATAATCAGGCGCGCGTACAGCCCTTTCTCGAAGCAAAACTCGACTGCGAACCCAAGCCCGGCCTTGCCCAGTCAGCTCCCTAA
- the trhP gene encoding prephenate-dependent tRNA uridine(34) hydroxylase TrhP, which produces MKQVELLSPAGTLKNMRYAFAFGADAVYAGQPRYSLRVRNNDFLEDNLAKGINEAHALGKKFFLATNVIPHNAKIKTFLADIEPIIAMKPDALIMADPGLIMMVRETWPDMPVHLSVQANTVNYATVKFWQRMGVERVILSRELSLDEIEEIRQRCPDMELEVFVHGALCIAYSGRCLLSGYFNHRDPNQGTCTNSCRWKYDTLPAHENAEGDYVLAGGSLSMSDISTASCGGADRHPLADKIYFLEEEGRKGELLPVMEDENGTYIMNSKDLRAIEHVQRLVEIGVDSLKIEGRTKSHYYVARTAQTYRQAIDDAQAGRPFRPELLGVLENLANRGYTDGFYQRHHTHEYQNYITGYSKSHQQQFCGEIRSYDKESGLAVIDVKNKFAVGDKIELVLPEGNQDITVERMLDMYGRDMLEAPGGGYEVRIPMPETTGNHGLIARYFA; this is translated from the coding sequence ATGAAACAAGTTGAACTACTTTCCCCCGCCGGAACCCTGAAAAACATGCGCTATGCCTTTGCCTTCGGCGCCGACGCCGTCTATGCCGGACAGCCTCGTTACAGCCTCAGAGTGCGCAATAATGATTTTCTTGAAGACAATCTGGCCAAGGGCATCAATGAGGCGCATGCACTAGGCAAGAAATTTTTCCTGGCCACCAATGTGATTCCTCACAATGCCAAAATCAAAACCTTTCTGGCCGACATCGAACCCATTATCGCCATGAAACCGGATGCCCTGATCATGGCCGATCCCGGCTTGATCATGATGGTGCGCGAAACCTGGCCCGACATGCCTGTCCATCTGTCCGTGCAGGCCAACACCGTCAATTATGCCACGGTAAAGTTCTGGCAAAGGATGGGCGTCGAACGCGTGATTCTGTCGCGCGAGTTGTCGCTGGATGAGATAGAAGAGATCCGCCAACGCTGCCCCGACATGGAACTGGAAGTGTTTGTGCATGGCGCGCTATGCATCGCTTATTCCGGCCGTTGCCTGCTGTCAGGCTATTTCAATCACCGCGATCCTAACCAGGGCACCTGCACGAACTCCTGCCGCTGGAAATACGATACGCTGCCTGCGCATGAAAACGCCGAAGGCGACTATGTGCTGGCTGGCGGTTCCCTGTCCATGTCCGACATCAGCACAGCCAGCTGTGGCGGTGCGGACCGGCATCCGTTGGCGGACAAGATTTATTTCCTTGAAGAGGAAGGCCGCAAGGGCGAGCTGCTGCCGGTCATGGAGGATGAAAACGGCACTTACATCATGAATTCCAAAGACCTGCGTGCCATTGAACACGTGCAGCGCCTGGTTGAGATCGGCGTGGACAGCCTTAAAATCGAAGGCCGCACCAAGTCACATTATTATGTCGCGCGCACGGCGCAGACCTACCGTCAGGCGATTGACGATGCGCAGGCCGGGCGACCTTTCCGGCCCGAACTGCTCGGCGTGCTGGAAAACCTGGCCAACCGCGGCTATACGGATGGCTTTTACCAGCGCCACCATACGCATGAATACCAGAACTATATCACCGGCTATTCAAAAAGCCATCAGCAGCAGTTTTGCGGCGAAATCAGAAGTTATGACAAGGAAAGCGGCCTGGCTGTGATCGACGTCAAAAACAAGTTTGCGGTCGGCGATAAAATCGAATTGGTTCTGCCGGAAGGCAATCAGGACATTACCGTTGAACGCATGCTGGACATGTACGGGCGCGATATGCTGGAGGCCCCGGGCGGCGGTTATGAAGTCAGGATACCGATGCCTGAAACCACCGGCAACCACGGATTGATCGCGCGTTACTTCGCCTGA
- the rraA gene encoding ribonuclease E activity regulator RraA has protein sequence MNFTTADLCDAHSEEEHFQIAEPLFKSYGANPAFCGRITTVKVYEDNVLVRQALEEKVENRVLVIDGGGSHRCALLGSNLARLAIDNGWQGIIIYGCLRDSAIIDQLPIGIRALHTHPLKSHKRGHGERDQPVYFAGAAFKKDHFLYADTDGIIVSDTMLS, from the coding sequence ATGAATTTCACGACAGCCGACCTTTGCGATGCGCATTCCGAAGAAGAACATTTCCAGATTGCCGAACCTCTGTTCAAATCCTATGGTGCCAATCCGGCTTTTTGCGGCCGGATCACCACCGTGAAAGTCTACGAAGATAATGTGCTGGTCAGGCAAGCGTTGGAAGAGAAAGTCGAAAACCGCGTACTGGTTATCGACGGCGGCGGCTCGCACCGCTGCGCCCTGCTGGGCAGCAATCTGGCCAGACTTGCCATTGACAACGGCTGGCAGGGCATCATTATTTATGGCTGTCTGCGCGATTCCGCCATTATTGACCAACTGCCTATCGGCATACGGGCACTGCATACGCATCCGTTGAAAAGTCACAAGCGAGGTCACGGTGAGCGCGACCAGCCTGTCTATTTCGCAGGCGCTGCTTTCAAGAAAGACCATTTTTTGTATGCCGATACTGACGGAATTATCGTGTCGGACACAATGTTGAGTTAG
- the ispH gene encoding 4-hydroxy-3-methylbut-2-enyl diphosphate reductase → MQIVLANPRGFCAGVDRAIEIVDQALETFGAPIYVRHEVVHNRTVVEGLKEKGAVFIEDLTDVPVGSYLIFSAHGVSKQVQKEAEERNLTVFDATCPLVTKVHLQVAKHAKSDREVILIGHAGHPEVEGTMGQYEKCTENGGIYLVETPEDVKNLKVNNPENLAYVTQTTLSMTDTKIMVDALRARFSGIQEQKKDDICYATQNRQDAVHELSKTSDIILVVGSPNSSNSNRLREIAEQLGKPAYLIDTAKDMQQEWFNGINVVGVTAGASAPEVLVQEVINQLKQWGGETITEIQGIEEKVVFSLPKELKKHMS, encoded by the coding sequence ATGCAAATTGTACTCGCTAACCCTCGGGGATTCTGTGCCGGTGTAGACCGGGCTATCGAAATTGTTGATCAGGCCCTGGAAACGTTCGGAGCGCCGATTTATGTTCGCCACGAAGTGGTTCACAACCGTACAGTGGTTGAAGGCCTTAAAGAAAAAGGCGCTGTTTTCATTGAAGATTTAACCGATGTACCGGTCGGCTCCTACCTGATTTTCAGCGCGCACGGCGTATCAAAACAAGTACAAAAAGAAGCTGAAGAGCGCAATTTGACAGTATTCGATGCCACTTGCCCTCTGGTTACCAAAGTGCATCTGCAAGTCGCCAAGCATGCCAAGTCCGACCGGGAAGTGATCCTGATCGGTCACGCCGGCCACCCGGAAGTGGAAGGCACGATGGGACAATATGAAAAATGCACCGAAAACGGCGGCATTTACTTGGTCGAAACACCGGAAGACGTTAAAAATCTGAAAGTCAACAATCCGGAAAATCTGGCTTATGTCACACAGACGACCTTGTCTATGACCGACACCAAAATCATGGTTGATGCCTTGAGGGCGCGTTTCTCCGGCATTCAGGAGCAGAAAAAAGACGACATCTGCTACGCGACCCAGAATCGCCAGGACGCAGTTCATGAATTGTCCAAAACTTCCGACATCATCCTCGTCGTCGGCTCGCCCAACAGCTCCAACTCCAACCGGCTGCGCGAGATCGCCGAGCAGCTCGGCAAACCGGCCTATCTGATCGACACGGCGAAAGACATGCAGCAGGAATGGTTCAATGGCATTAATGTAGTCGGCGTCACAGCAGGCGCTTCGGCGCCGGAAGTCCTGGTCCAGGAAGTCATCAATCAGCTCAAGCAATGGGGCGGCGAAACCATTACCGAAATTCAAGGCATAGAAGAAAAAGTCGTGTTCTCACTGCCGAAAGAATTAAAAAAGCACATGAGCTAA
- a CDS encoding rhodanese-like domain-containing protein, protein MTLTPMDLVAQAKQHITEINIDDAKNELGKSLILDVREPAEYEAGHLPGAVNIPRGVVEFKIGAHPDFQDKQGERIIVYCQTGGRSALAAEALNKIGYSKAVSMAGGFKAWSDSGNEVKA, encoded by the coding sequence ATGACTTTAACCCCAATGGACCTTGTTGCCCAAGCCAAGCAACACATCACTGAAATCAACATTGATGATGCCAAGAACGAACTCGGGAAGAGTCTGATTCTGGACGTCAGAGAACCGGCCGAATACGAGGCGGGCCACTTGCCAGGCGCCGTCAATATTCCGCGCGGGGTAGTGGAATTCAAAATAGGCGCGCACCCCGATTTTCAGGATAAACAGGGAGAAAGAATCATCGTTTACTGTCAGACCGGCGGCCGCTCGGCATTGGCGGCTGAAGCGCTGAACAAGATCGGATACAGCAAAGCCGTCAGCATGGCCGGCGGATTTAAAGCCTGGTCCGACAGCGGCAATGAAGTGAAAGCGTGA
- a CDS encoding RNA-binding S4 domain-containing protein — MTELESVRLDKWLWAARFFKTRKLASDAVSGGKVHLNGQRTKPSKEIRPGVELSISKDNYTWDITVIALTEQRRPAKEAVLLYEESAESQEKRQQQIIQQREQRELFGYNHKDHKPNKKERRLIHRFKQG; from the coding sequence GTGACAGAACTCGAATCCGTACGTCTGGATAAATGGTTATGGGCTGCGCGTTTTTTTAAAACGCGCAAGCTGGCTTCCGACGCTGTATCCGGCGGCAAAGTCCATCTGAATGGCCAGCGCACGAAGCCCAGCAAGGAAATCAGGCCCGGCGTTGAGCTCTCCATCAGCAAAGACAACTACACCTGGGACATCACCGTCATTGCGCTCACTGAGCAGCGACGTCCAGCTAAAGAGGCGGTACTGCTCTATGAAGAAAGCGCCGAAAGCCAGGAAAAACGCCAGCAGCAAATAATTCAGCAGCGTGAACAGCGAGAGCTATTCGGCTACAACCATAAAGACCACAAACCGAACAAAAAAGAAAGACGCCTGATTCATCGCTTTAAACAAGGATGA
- a CDS encoding TusE/DsrC/DsvC family sulfur relay protein produces MGLMVHGRTLEVTDQGFLVNAGDWDEEVAGRLAELDNIQLDERHWEIIRFIRDYYQQFRHLPNARVFTKAVAKALGEEKGNSRYLHKLFPEGPLKYACKLAGLPKPPTCL; encoded by the coding sequence ATGGGCTTAATGGTTCACGGCCGGACGCTGGAGGTAACCGATCAGGGCTTTCTGGTCAATGCCGGTGATTGGGATGAAGAGGTCGCAGGGCGATTAGCCGAATTAGACAATATTCAGCTGGATGAGCGTCACTGGGAAATCATCCGGTTCATCCGCGACTACTATCAGCAGTTCAGGCACTTGCCGAATGCGCGGGTTTTTACCAAAGCTGTTGCAAAGGCGTTGGGCGAGGAAAAAGGCAACAGTCGGTATTTACATAAACTGTTTCCAGAAGGTCCTTTGAAATACGCCTGCAAACTGGCCGGACTGCCTAAGCCGCCGACTTGTTTGTAG
- the tusB gene encoding sulfurtransferase complex subunit TusB yields the protein MLHLVFQSPIETAILERIEAGDVVVFLENAVLRVLRNGLLNESLTQLLSTNRLCVLSEDVIVRGIAADELVEGIDIIDYAGLVELTVNNRVIQSWA from the coding sequence GTGCTTCATCTTGTTTTTCAGTCACCTATAGAGACAGCCATTCTGGAACGCATCGAGGCCGGTGATGTCGTGGTGTTTCTCGAAAACGCCGTGCTTCGGGTACTCCGTAATGGTTTATTGAATGAGTCATTAACGCAACTGCTCAGCACGAACCGCTTGTGCGTTTTATCGGAGGATGTGATCGTGCGCGGCATTGCCGCCGATGAGCTGGTTGAAGGCATCGATATTATCGATTATGCCGGACTGGTTGAGCTGACTGTTAACAACCGTGTGATTCAGTCATGGGCTTAA